Proteins found in one Ptychodera flava strain L36383 chromosome 3, AS_Pfla_20210202, whole genome shotgun sequence genomic segment:
- the LOC139129955 gene encoding probable serine/threonine-protein kinase MARK-A codes for MDGNFENPNQGLFNLTLNIMGNHGNNNAHRNHHHHHHHHRRHHTIQTNSDALLQVQAQLLRRTIPVPVPVGDFANFINTNNNNENRNDMFVQTGKYFQMQPGEGVPFLMHGLSNLPPFSKGDSNLELNREPTTLKYARSFSLMTAKELPDVVQEIRRTLDTRGPSLTYQNSENMFSLENRGVRMELEVCQVPGMPVNGVRLRKIAGDAWQYRKLCNELLAGMNL; via the coding sequence GACTATTCAATTTGACATTGAACATCATGGGTAACCATGGTAACAACAACGCCCACAGGaatcaccatcaccaccaccaccaccatcgtCGACACCACACCATTCAAACCAACTCCGACGCGCTCCTACAAGTCCAAGCACAGCTCCTGCGACGCACCATCCCAGTTCCCGTTCCGGTGGGCGACTTTGCCAACTTcatcaacacaaacaacaacaacgagaACAGGAACGACATGTTCGTCCAGACGGGGAAGTATTTTCAGATGCAGCCCGGAGAGGGCGTACCGTTTCTCATGCATGGCCTCTCAAACCTGCCGCCGTTCAGCAAGGGAGACTCGAACTTGGAGCTAAACCGAGAGCCAACCACACTGAAGTATGCGCGTTCGTTCAGTTTGATGACCGCCAAGGAACTCCCCGATGTAGTGCAGGAAATTCGAAGGACGCTCGATACCAGGGGGCCTTCTCTCACGTACCAGAACTCGGAAAATATGTTCTCCTTGGAAAACCGCGGTGTCAGAATGGAGCTTGAAGTCTGTCAAGTTCCAGGCATGCCCGTCAATGGAGTACGTTTACGCAAAATTGCAGGTGACGCATGGCAGTATAGGAAGCTCTGTAACGAACTCCTCGCTGGAATGAACCTTTGA